One genomic window of Desulfovibrio gilichinskyi includes the following:
- a CDS encoding motility protein A — MNIATIFGIIFGIAILAVATYTSTDSVGVFINIPGIAIVGGGTIAATFICYPLREVMRVLKVFMMAMGADELPLENYINVIVNLSKQVAAKGEENLEGSLKSIENEFLREGLQMLVDGYSKEEIKEILDNRIQQYNEQEHCAAGIYRTMATLSPAFGIIGTLIGLIAMMQGMGGNVGSIGPAMATALTTTLYGALFANMLFTPIAIKVENRIDEITLLMRVIRDGILFIKDKTPSAIVMDKLKGYLPPRKWATVKASK, encoded by the coding sequence GTGAATATTGCAACCATATTCGGGATTATTTTCGGTATAGCCATTTTGGCTGTGGCAACTTATACCTCTACTGATTCTGTAGGTGTCTTTATCAATATTCCCGGCATTGCGATTGTAGGCGGCGGAACCATTGCGGCGACTTTTATCTGTTACCCGCTGCGCGAAGTTATGCGCGTGTTAAAGGTGTTCATGATGGCTATGGGAGCCGATGAACTGCCGCTTGAGAACTACATCAATGTTATTGTTAATCTTTCCAAACAGGTTGCGGCTAAAGGCGAAGAAAATCTGGAAGGAAGCCTTAAATCAATTGAAAATGAATTTTTGCGTGAAGGGTTGCAGATGCTTGTGGACGGATACTCTAAGGAAGAGATCAAAGAGATCCTAGATAACCGTATTCAGCAATATAATGAGCAGGAACATTGTGCTGCCGGGATTTATAGAACAATGGCGACTCTTTCACCTGCGTTCGGGATTATCGGAACCCTTATCGGTCTTATTGCTATGATGCAGGGTATGGGCGGCAATGTCGGCTCAATCGGGCCTGCAATGGCTACAGCTCTTACTACAACTCTCTACGGAGCCTTGTTCGCAAATATGCTTTTTACGCCTATCGCAATTAAGGTTGAAAACAGGATTGATGAAATTACTCTTCTTATGCGTGTAATCCGTGACGGTATCCTTTTTATTAAAGACAAAACTC